One segment of Cherax quadricarinatus isolate ZL_2023a chromosome 90, ASM3850222v1, whole genome shotgun sequence DNA contains the following:
- the LOC128693966 gene encoding transcription factor Atoh1-like, which yields MSVSEWLYPPSVHQANYPHYTEPYAGSALLSPAGLFSATSHFDTPSATPSPQCQPAATASSPAWSSITTTSYSEGRPSPSSSPMSSCESLEVGSPRSWTVSASGPSSWSWGAPGTTHPLLAAAAAVVTTSSGTLVASSNHGRLSKCRRKPPKTVGREVLRKRRLAANARERRRMNGLNDAFDRLREVIPALSGDQKLSKFETLQMAQTYIAALAELLH from the coding sequence ATGTCAGTGTCTGAATGGCTCTATCCCCCATCGGTCCACCAGGCCAACTATCCTCACTATACAGAGCCTTATGCTGGCTCAGCTCTTCTGAGCCCCGCGGGGCTATTTAGTGCAACGTCTCATTTTGACACCCCCAGTGCCACACCCagcccacagtgccagcctgcaGCTACAGCCTCGTCACCAGCCTGGTCGTCAATTACAACCACCTCGTATTCTGAGGGCCGTCCGAGTCCCTCAAGTTCGCCTATGAGCAGCTGTGAGAGTCTTGAAGTCGGGTCACCTcgttcctggacagtgtcagcaAGTGGCCCTTCCTCTTGGTCCTGGGGTGCCCCTGGTACGACACACCCGCTCTTGGCCGCCGCTGCAGCCGTCGTCACTACCTCGTCAGGAACATTAGTTGCTTCTTCAAATCATGGCCGCCTGAGCAAGTGCAGAAGAAAACCCCCGAAGACAGTGGGACGAGAAGTGCTCAGAAAACGGCGACTTGCTGCAAATGCTCGCGAGCGGCGCCGCATGAATGGATTAAATGACGCATTCGACCGCTTACGCGAAGTGATCCCAGCTCTTAGCGGTGACCAGAAACTGTCCAAGTTCGAGACCCTTCAGATGGCCCAGACATATATTGCCGCCCTGGCAGAACTCCTGCACTGA